The following coding sequences are from one Nicotiana tomentosiformis chromosome 3, ASM39032v3, whole genome shotgun sequence window:
- the LOC104090212 gene encoding protein neprosin-like produces MKPTLHKLKQNSGTSTTSGLSTIWLNGEGCPIGTVPIKRIGKEDLIRQRHIPPPEDITFGVQLAVVDPTLYGDTKTRLFIHFQADNIHCFNILCPGFVLVNTKIPIDMVYDTISQIGEASWEDTMSIDRDLVNGNWWLLLEEDYKQIGFWPQRIFTDLKSFATNVEWGGVVYSPTGVPGPPMDSGLLPIGNTGHEAYCRKITVLNNKGETIDEDKTTAYADNPDLYKVVDIPHWQAAKRQHFVLYGGPGENRQV; encoded by the exons ATGAAACCTACTTTACATAAGTTAAAGCAGAATTCAGGTACCTCTACAACTAGTGGGTTATCAACAATATGGCTAAACGGTGAAGGTTGTCCCATTGGAACAGTTCCTATTAAAAGAATTGGCAAAGAAGATCTTATTAGACAAAGACATATTCCACCACCGGAAGATATAACATTTGGTGTCCAATTGGCTGTT GTGGATCCAACACTTTACGGGGATACTAAAACTAGGCTATTTATACATTTTCAA GCTGATAATATACATTGCTTCAATATACTATGCCCTGGCTTTGTATTGGTGAACACTAAGATACCTATTGATATGGTATACGATACTATTTCACAAATTGGAGAAGCTTCATGGGAGGACACCATGTCCATCGATCGG gatttggTCAACGGGAATTGGTGGCTCTTGCTTGAAGAGGACTATAAACAAATTGGATTTTGGCCTCAAAGGATCTTCACTGATTTAAAAAGCTTTGCTACAAATGTTGAGTGGGGAGGAGTAGTATATAGTCCTACAGGTGTGCCCGGACCCCCAATGGACTCCGGACTTTTACCCATTGGAAACACAGGTCATGAAGCTTATTGTAGAAAGATTACAGTTCTAAATAATAAAGGTGAGACCATAGATGAAGATAAAACTACTGCATATGCAGACAATCCTGATTTATACAAGGTTGTTGATATACCTCATTGGCAAGCTGCAAAGCGTCAACATTTTGTACTCTATGGGGGACCTGGCGAGAATAGACAAGTCTAG